CTATGGAGCAAGCAGAGATCGTTGTCAATCAGAGCTTCGTTCTATTTTGCGTAAGTTGTATCAGCAAGTTATGTGTGTTGAATAGTGATCACTGTTTACCGACTTGATAGTGTGCGGAGCGGTACAGCTTCATTTTCCCGAATCACTCGCTGGAATCGAGCACCAGTTACTACCTCCGATACACATTTCCGGGTGGAAAGATAAAGGACCGTGAGGCAGAACTTTCTGGTGCTGATGTGCTCACTACGATTTCTCCAGGTGGGTGTTGTCCCCTATAGCAATGAGTAATCGTTACTGAATACTTGGTTGATGAGTATGTGGGAGCtctgtgtgtgttatgtgtgcaTTACCCTGTGCACAGCATGCATgcacaaggggtagtcactaccaatagtcctgtagaaccatctgcgaccgggatcaaaatcAAATAAAGCGATCAATAGATAAATTAGCactgaatcaagcgatcaaggcgtCCTAGAAAGCTCTGATAAAGCTAGCTCGCAAACAAAACGAAAATTTGCGAAAATATGTACTAATTTATTAAGCAATCAAGGCTGTAATAATTTTTAAGgcgaaatcaagtgatcaaggtatATTTTCGTCAATCAAAACCTTGATCCCAattgcagatggttctacaggactattggtagtgaccacCCCTAGATGCAGAGAACAACCTTTATCAGGCCAAGACTATTTACTGCATACGGCACACATGATACATGCACTATTGGCACCtgaaaaaattattattattatgattgcaAAACCTCACAAGCGGGTATAAAATGCAATTACGAGTACAAAAAGTTAATTAAAATCACTAAGTAGGTCAACAAAGTGTTAGCGTTAACTATTTCATTAGGTAATTTGTTCCATGATGCAATGGTAGCTGGAAGAAACTAAACTTGTATGCATCAATCCGTGTAAAAGGAACGGTAAGTTTGAAATCATGGCCTCTAATAATTCCACGATTGTAACTAACATAGTTTGGTAGTTTTAAGCCTACTATATGGTGGATAATCTTATACATCATTTGTAGTCTAAGAGTGTCTACGATTTTGAAGACTGTTCCATCTTTCATCTCAGTAACACTACTTGTATAGCGGTAATCACCAGTTTAATATTATATACCCTGTAGCTAGTTTCATCTAAGGTGTTTTATTTCATGTATCACAATTTTATTAGACCTTCGTATACACTGACATTCTATTTGCTAAGTTTTATTGTGCCCTTGAGTAAATACAAAAATGATGGGGCAGCTAAGCTGAGAAATCTATAATTTACGGCTCAGAAAATTGTACGGCTGGGGAAGCAACGTCAGGCAAAATTCATTTGGGTGGACAAAATATGTCCCCAACCTAGTCAGTTGAACTGTTGATGCGTAATATTGGTCAGGCTCTTACCTGGGCTGCCTGGGTGGCTCCCCCAGCCCTGTACATGATGTACCAAGTGAGCTAGTCCCTCCCAGAAGATGATGGAGCAGCCATACATTGTACATGCTGCACTTTATTAATTTCTGGTTAACAATCTCTTCAGAGTTGTTTATCCACTTCCTCAAACTACTGACTACAATGAATGTAATAAAAATGGCTATATAGATAGAAGTGTAGGGGTATACACACCAACCATGTTTCACAATTTGCTATGCATGTTATACAACCTGTGTTGTGCTCAGCtgaatttttgaaactagcaaCATTTGGGGTCATCCTTTTAGAATTGTTGCCCAGTCTGTCAAAATGGCACACTCAACACCTTGGAATGTGTTACTAAGTAATGTGACATCATCTTTATCACTGTAACAAAACAAAAACTCTATGGATTACCTGTCATTTTAATTAGCCAACTCCACGGATCATTAATAAGTATGGATAGCACCTATAACAATGGTATTAGCAGTATTGTGTAGGATGTATCTACCATAAACATTAAAATAGTAAGCAATGCTTGTAAACTAGAAGCCTGTTACAAGTGGTTACAGCATAGTAAGTGACAAGACTACATATATCACTATGAATACTTGTGGAACACAGTGAGATGACTGATTGTATAGTTGCTACATGACTAGGGCCTCTCAGTTAGATCACAAATGATATCCAATACTTCACTACCCACCTTCTCCTACACAATGTCACATATTACACTCTGTACCATTGTCAATATTTCCGTCAATACTTGCTGCCTGGAGTGCATAGAAGTCTAGACTGGAGGTTGGAGTGTGCTTTTTTTTTGCTTATGCTATCCATTTACAAAACTTTGAAGACCTTATAATTTATCGTAGTTGGTTACTGTGAGCATGCATAGGGTTTGAATCTTTTATAGTAGTTTGTGATGTGTACATATACTCAATATCATGTAAGAGTTTGTATTAAAATATGCTAGTTTGTTGTATGGCACACATCCACAATGAAAGTCATTTATTGTAGTTCACACAAACACCAGCTAAACTATTGTGTTGCACATATACATTTGCTCTGGGGTGCTGTGTATCTATGAGCACCATATAGTGACCACTGGAGCTTGAAACCAATTTCTCTTGCCAGAGTGGATTATTGTGTGGCTTCTGAGAGGCCTGTTTTTAGTATCACATGACTATCATCATAACTGTTGTTTCATAATCCTGTGTAGAAGAGTGTATCTGTTAATGTAATTCTTAGTAGCTACTATCCCTGCAGCATTTGTGCACTCTTTACATAACTATGTATTGTGTGTTTATGCTTGTGTATACAGTATTAGACCTACCAAATATTTACCTTTCGCTTAAATATCATTTTTCGACTGTGATAAAATTTAATAAGCACTGGGAAGAACGGTTTTTATAAATAATGGTTTGAGTTTGTTTGGTACTATATCCACTGTTTAGAATTTTGTGTGTCAGGCAGTCAGTTTAATAGCTTGTCTTTCAATAGGGTTTGACCATCCTTGTACAGCAGAGGTGTCAGTGTATGCTGGAGGAAATGATAACAGTATAGCTGTATTCTCACTTGATCTGGTGTCTCCAGTAGAGTATCTGTTTAGAAAGTTCACAATGGATGATAGTGGTGAGTATAATCTTGTGTGGCTCGATGTTTTAAGATTGGAAGAATCTTTTAGTTGACATTAGAGTTCTAAATTGACTTGTAACTAAAATCGTTGTCCATTGCAACCCTTTCTTGTTGATAAAGCCAGAATTTACCATCCTCTTCCTGCAATGTGTTCATATCCCACTATACTGTCAAGTGTAGTTAGGAAGAAATCATAAaactgtgtgtgtagtgatcTAGTGAATTCTTATGGGATTGATTGTGTTCATGGAAATAGCACATGGTGGTACATTAAAAGAGAACTAAACTTTGTCATGATAGATGTCATACCTCATCATCATTTTATAATTTAAACCACAGTTTTGTCTGGACAAATCTGTATGTAAATATGGTGGGTGTGTAATGAGATGTCATCAGCTAATATTGGGCTCTTTAAGTTTTAACATTACTGCTGCTAAAATAACTAtcttgtgtgtggtgtgtatagtgtgtacacatgtgGATATACCAATAATTGCCAGCATACAATTCATTACAGAAATGGCTGATAAGATATCAGACAAGATGACTAGTGCCTTATTGGCCATGTCATTATCCTACTATTATGTGATGGGGGAACATATAGGGAAGGAGAAGAGGATAGATGAGATATTGTCCACACTACTCAGTTGGACTGATGATAAGACGTACATGAACACCACCAGAATGACTAAAGGTGTGTCTTAGATACACTGTACATAGCCACTGtaaatattttgtgtgtgtgtgtgtgtgtgtgtgtatgcgtgtgtgtgtatgcgtgtgtgtgtgtgtatgcgtgtgtgtgtgagctgCTGATTAACTGCGCAGCCACATACATTTGTACAGTATGCATGTAGGTTATGTGTGCTGTAGATACTTATGTATTGTGGGTTTATTTTCTAAGTTTAAGTAGTGTTCAAGTTGGCTGGCTGTATTAGGTGTTCTGTATAGAATGTATGCCTATTAGAGCAACAGCACAGCTATCTTTCTCATACCACATTCTAAGAAAATTATTCATGCCTTTCTGAAACTATGTTTGTATAGACATATATGACGATGACACATGTAAAACATATAGCCTTATACAGGAGGTGATCAATAATGATGCAATTGTTATGGCCAAGAACTATGAATGTGATGTACATTcctgtgtgtactgtgtgggAAGCTCTACATGTGGCACTGATAAGTATTTTGTGCACATTCAGTCTCTAAACAAAATGTAATTTTCCTTGAGAGGAAAACTTATTCTTTGCATTCAAAAACAGCCATCAGACTCGAGTATCTCATTTACTTTCTCATAACCATGTACTGTTTTAGAGCATCATAACATTTGTGTTGATTACTGACTTAGTACTGACTAAATTACTTCTGCTGTAAAGAATACTTGTAGTTGCCAATCACAAAACTTTTTATAGTAGATAAATGTATTTTACAACTTAAAGCTGTGCAGTCATATGAGTAAAACACTTATTGTAGTTTAACATGACAAAGATGTAAATCTTCGTAAACTACCAGATATCAGACAGTACACTTTTGTTGAGAAGGGTCTCTGGCAGTGCCAAATAtcaaaaagtacagtagtacataCTGTTTAGTACCCCCTAAGATGATGGGCACCGCCCAAAATGCTGTTAAAAACCATCATAGTAACATCTTATGTCACATCCAACTTCAGGATCCAGTGTTAAGAACAAGCACAGATGGCTAAATATTGAAATTTTAAtatgtgtgactggatctacgaaaaccgttcttatcaggaagtttgatttttttcacacaaacacaaagcttaatgaatgtactatcaagtttcactgtcacagtcgaccagagtaaagtggtctgcttttttaaagcacagtggcgagctgtacgagtggtctggggtcttgatggagccctggccaaccaggagatggctgtgtgtggctgtacagctccatgatgttggacaatgacctgtgctgtaagttTCCATTCATTTTATctagttctgagccctgaatggcccataacttggcctaattcatcccaacacattccttttcaatttttgaatacCATCTTGCCCGCCCCCGCCTCACACCCTTTtggcagctcgcctgatacagtcaacctcggtttaaaaactatctaaaatggtgggaagcTTACCTGTTGacaacttcttcagtggatgatcaggaaggtaagaaattgttgtaaaatgtgtgaaaatttggtatgcgtagctaccaccattggccagctacaacactccgAACATTTAAAAccgacatttctcgatacttttaaatgggcgataagaccagttttcccagagacagtcacatatgccaAAACCTGAACTTTGGTCTGCCagtctgcctgaccacagtcacaaggctagagcaGCACACAGCTACCATTTtgtaccacaataacaaactcgcTAGTGGAAGTACCTTTTTTGTTTGACGAGTGTCCTGCCTTCTACActttgccattccttttatcttcaatcacaTGGTCGTCTttttcatgcaaggaaaccacaccaaggcattaattttctgcatcGACACTTCCTTAAAGGAATGTATTTAGaaaccacaaaactatttgaagaaCTTCAAGTGGAGTAGATACGTGCAGCACTTAAGATTGTATGGACTTACCACGCTCCCTAGACGATCAGAAATATCACCATGCTCGTAACAATCAGAGCATGCCATGACCACCCCCTTTAATAATCTAGCTATGGTTTTGCAGTAGAAAACTAGACATTACAAATCCACACCCCATAATATATTGCACAAAACAATCagggagatcgagatactctaataaagcagtcacgtagctacaaaaaataataattaaaaaaaaatgaggtaaaaagtagtgaaacacaatgaatgatggtagctattaggTATTGAGGCAGTAACTTGCCaatatagggattttccctatgttgtaatagctaccatcattcatataatcttgtttcactacttttattccTGGtgccctacttcacttttaaattaataatttattgtACTAGTTTTTGCTCACTTGTTTTATTATTACACtaacaaaattttcattatcaaaATTTATTGATAACGATTTTCGCATAGCCTGCATGTTTACCTAGGTGGGTGGGTAATGTGCATGTAAGAAAAATGTCTTTTGCAAACCTAACTCTCACTGGAAAGGTTTCAGTAACGTAACCTTGGAGCCAGCACTCTATTTTACATGGGTGGGGCTTCCTATTGAAAATGATAATGTGTTCAAAGCCTGTTTTCTGTGAACTTGTGTGAGGCCTTAAAGTTCAGCAAATAGTGAAGAAATTTAAGACTACTACAGTACAGCTTACCTAACATATCTAAGTTTCTCCACGATCATAATTgagctatgtatatatacactaccaacagttaataatatagagaggtGCTAGTATGATTCATGTAATCTTTTCTCTCCAGACAAAAGCTCGGAAGATAGTATTACTCAGTTTGCTGAACACCACCAGTTGCAGAGCACTCTAAAACATTTGTCAGGTGGATCAAGTGTTGGGGATTTACCAATTGAGCTACCAAAGGTACATGTTAGATTACTGCATGCATAGAAAACTTCTGTGCGTAGTTAAAAGTTTTGTGTACCAAGcttgggtcatccgggtcatgtTTTGTCTACATACCCTGATTATAAAATATGATTATATACGTAGCTTGACAATTGAGGTGGAAATCCCCAAGATCATTGCTGGCTAGTATATTGTGAGGAGAAAGATAATGTGCTCTGTGAATGATGCTCtgttagagtgtttcgatcacTTGGTGCTTGGTTCCTCAAAAGTATAGATTCACTTTCATATAACCTCTAACCTATATACACTTTCAATGATCATTCTTTAGGGAAGTGTTAATATGGCATGAAAAGTTCTATAGTTATCCAGTTGGAGCCATACCCAGTTTACACATGGGGTACTTGAGAATAAGGCCTATACACACACATTTACTGTACCTTGTCCTCTTACAAAAAGCTTTTTTGTTGTAACATGTAGGTTTTAGCGTATGCCTCTACTTTATTACGGCCCAAGTCAGTGGGTCATTCATGCTGACCCAGTTTAAGCCCTGTTGTGTACATtattgtgcgtgtgtgtgttatgtgtgcgtgcatgcgcgCACACACGTGTGCAGTGTCCAATGTCCACTATTTTTTCTAGCCATTATTCCCTCCCATAAAAAGACCAGTCAACAAGAAACCTGCAATTATTCCACGAGCAAAATTCAATTCTCTACCCACTAATTGTGACAGCCTGTATCAGGTTAGTGTACATATGTTGTGCAGTGCTAGTACTGTAGGCTTTTGTATTGACTAACTTACAATAATGTATTTGTATGCCTTTTTGTATGTGTCTATGTAGAAGCAAGAgttatattattaactcttggtagtagtGTAAGGAATTTTATAAGTAACAGTGTTATGACAAATAGGAAGGTCATCACCTGAAATGCAACTCCTTCCAATGACAAACAATGTAGTTAGTTTCTGCTCATTGCGTACAATGTCAAAGTGTAAATCTGCTTGCCACTTTGAAGGCATGATtgtacccaaccaatactgctgCCAAACTGTTATGAAAGTTTTTGCAGATCCTTACTATTTAGTACTACTGCTAAATTTACACTGAAGCAAATAAAGTTTCTAATGTGAATTTTGAACTGTAGCTTCTGATTACTTGTGGGAAATTTTATCATGTCACAAAAATATGTTACAAATTGTCTGTGACGTACTATTGAGCAATAACAGAACAATAGATCTACATACATGTTTGCTATTAACAGGTTCCTAACAACAGACCATTGTCTGAGTACTCAGTGTTGAATCCCGTCATTAAACCTGATGAAGAGTACATGTCTGTGGACCAAACTGATGACGATGTAAGTATACCATGTGTGTGTTCATGActtcatgtacagtgtatattaaaTACTATATTTATGTTACATACAACAAGCTCATCAAGTATACAAATGGCATTTTGTAGAAGAGTGGTAAATTAAACTGTTTGTTTGCTGTATTGAGTAAAATGTGTACTAGTTATGCAACACTCAATGGAACTAGTAATCTGTTCATTAGGTGGAGATAAATTCAGCAGGTTTGGCACTGTCATGCAACTCAAGCTTGCAaggacaaacaaacaaacagacacacactacactataacaacacacatactgtatgtactaggTGATGTATATTTCAGTGGTGTGTTTGTTCTGTGTATAGAAAAGTTCCAGGCCACAGTCAGAGTACTCAATGTTGACCCATATTGCCAGTCCTGATGAAACAGAGGAGTATACAGTTATGGAACCCATTGACGATGAGTGTGAGAAgctaaatacacatgtaagtgCACTGGTGAAGTGTATTGTGTAGACCTGCTGCAGGGTTATCCACATGTGTGTGAGTAGCATGCATGTCACCCACGTGGGCGTGTAGACATATTGGGCATTGAAAACCTTTTGCAATTCTAGATTTTATTGTCAAAATAGTTGTTTTATGCTGCTCTGGTATCCTCCGAGTATTTCCCAAACTGTTGCATGTCCACTGGAAATTTAGTGCTCTCTGAAGGACCATCTCTCATGTTTTATTTTCAGATTGATCGCAACAAGTTAACTGTCACAATGTCATATCCTGAAGGCAGTACACTGGACAAACCTACAGTGCAGAGACCTCGATCACTCACAGACCTAACCGAATCAGCTGATGATGTTTATGAGTTTTGCGGTGAAAATTCACCCCCAGTACTCCCCAAGAAGCAACAGCAGCGAGGTCCCCCTCCTAAGCCCCCTACACCTTACAGAGTGTCACACACTATAGAACGAAGAGTGCCCACTGTTCCTCCAGGAATATACCAGCGAAAAGTTAGTGCAGAATCAACATCTTCTATGGAGTCATGGCAAGAAAACTCTACATCACCACCACCTCAACCTTTTACTGCAATAAAACAGCGAGT
The nucleotide sequence above comes from Dysidea avara chromosome 3, odDysAvar1.4, whole genome shotgun sequence. Encoded proteins:
- the LOC136250519 gene encoding uncharacterized protein, which encodes MEQAEIVVNQSFVLFCCAERYSFIFPNHSLESSTSYYLRYTFPGGKIKDREAELSGADVLTTISPGFDHPCTAEVSVYAGGNDNSIAVFSLDLVSPVEYLFRKFTMDDSEMADKISDKMTSALLAMSLSYYYVMGEHIGKEKRIDEILSTLLSWTDDKTYMNTTRMTKDKSSEDSITQFAEHHQLQSTLKHLSGGSSVGDLPIELPKPLFPPIKRPVNKKPAIIPRAKFNSLPTNCDSLYQVPNNRPLSEYSVLNPVIKPDEEYMSVDQTDDDKSSRPQSEYSMLTHIASPDETEEYTVMEPIDDECEKLNTHIDRNKLTVTMSYPEGSTLDKPTVQRPRSLTDLTESADDVYEFCGENSPPVLPKKQQQRGPPPKPPTPYRVSHTIERRVPTVPPGIYQRKVSAESTSSMESWQENSTSPPPQPFTAIKQRVYTTTSAPHSDPITRKNKQKLFTKLRNKLPSAT